DNA from Arthrobacter sp. FW305-BF8:
CGGTCTCCGGGGAGTGGAACAGCGCGATCAGCTTGTTCGGGTCATCGGTGCGGCAGGAGTCCAGGAGCGCACGTGTCAGCTCGTCCGGTTCCTGCCCCTGATTCATGCGCCGCAGGCTGTGCCGGACCGCCTCGCGGCCCAGCCAGTAACCGCTGCCTTCGTCGCCCAAGAGGTAGCCCCAGCCGCCGGCCCGCGCCTCGGCCCCGTCCCCGTTCGTGCCCCAGGCCGCCGAGCCGGTGCCCGCGATGACTGCAACGCCGGTGCTGGCGCCGCCGGCCGCGAGCAGGAGCCGGGAGTCGTGGACCACGGTAATCCGGGCCCCCGGGGCGTGCGGCTCGATGAGGGCGGCCAGGGCGGCGGCATCCTCATCGGTGTCGATCCCGCCGGCGCCGGCGTAGACCTGGGCCACCGGCCCCTGGCCGATTTTGGCGAAAAGCTCCGCAAGGTGTGCCGCGGCTTCCGCACCGCTGACGTTCTGGACGTTGGCGCTTCCCACGCTCTCGTCAGCCACCGGTTCCCCGTGCTCGAAGCGGACTCCCCGCGTCTTGGTGCCGCCGATGTCGAGGCCGATCACGACGTTGGCGCCACCCATGCTGGAACCGGCGGCGCCGGCCGGGACTTCGCCGGCCGGGACTGTGCTGGGCGGAACAGCATTGGACGGGACTGCATTGGACGGGACTGCATTGGACGCGCCTGCGCTGGACGAAGCAGGGGCCGCACCGGATAGGTTGTCAGAGTTAGTCACCTGAACAGATTACTGATTAGCCCGAAGGAGCCGGCCATGCCCCACGCCGAGATTGATTCCCGCATCATTGCAGCGCCCATGGCAGGCGGGACGTCCACGCCGGGCTTCGTCCAGGCCGTCCATCACGCCGGAGGACTGGGCTTTCTCGCCGCGGGGTATAAGAGTGCGGATGCGGTCAGTGCGGAGATCCGCGCCTGCCGGGACGCCGGCGTCCGGTTCGGCGTCAACGTTTTTGTGCCTGACCATGCCCAGCTGAACCCCTCGCCCGACGCCGTGGCAAGACTGGAGGATTACCGCAGCAGCCTTAGCCAGGACGCCAGCCGCTACGGCGTGGCCGTGCCGCCCCTGGTGCTTGACGACGACGACGCCTGGCAGGCGAAGATCGACCTCCTGCTGCGGGACCCGGCTGAACTGGTCAGCTTCGCCTTCGGTTTGCCCGGTTCCGACGTTGTCGAGGCGCTTCGGAAGGCGGGGTCGACGGTCATCGCCACGGTCACCAGCCGTGCCGAGGCCGGGCTGGCAGCGGACCGCGGGGTCGACGCCCTCGTCGTCCAGCACAGCAGCGCGGGCGCCCACTCCGGCGCGTTCCTGGCTGCGACGCGAACTGGCGGCATGCCGCCGTCGACCGCTGACCTGATCCGGGAGGTGGCGGCCGCCGTCGACCTGCCGCTGATCGCCGCCGGCGCCGTGTCCGACGCCGCCGCTGTCAGATCGGTCATTGCCGCCGGGGCGGTGGCCGCGCAGGTGGGAACGGCGCTGCTGCGGACGGACGAAAGCGGTGCGCGGCAGTTGCACAAGGACGCCCTTGGCGATCGCCGTTTCACCGAGACAACACCCACCCGCGCGTTCACCGGCCGTTATGCCAGGGCGCTGGTCAATGACTTTGTCCGCGACCACGGGGACGCCCCCGAGGGCTACCCTGCCATCCACCATCTGACCGCTCCAATCCGCGCGGCGGCAGCCGCGGCAGGTGACCAGGATCGGCTGAACCTTTGGGCAGGCAAGGGGTGGCGCTCGGCCAGGACGGGACCGGTGGCCGAGGCCGTGGGCGCGCTCCTGGACGGTTAACGCCCGGCGCCCGGTTAGGCCTATGCACCCGGTTAGGCCCCGGCGCGGGTGCAGGCCCCCGGCACGAGGGAAAGGCCGGTCAGGCGCCTGAGCGGGCCCGGACCAGCCCCGCCAGAAGCCGTGGCCCCTCCTCCAGCACCAGTTCCCGGAAGAGCCGGACGGCGTCGGGTTCGCTCTCCCGTACGCTGCGGCGCTGCCTCCAGGCCAGGCCGATCTCGCGGTATGCCAGTTCCGATTCCAGCGCAATTTCGACCCAGCCAAGGTCGCCGGTGTCCGCCGTGACGCCGAGGCCCGGCCCGCTGCCTCCTTCCGGAGGGAGGATGCTGACACCCAGCCCGGCGGACACCAGACCACGCGCGGTGTGTGAATCCTGGCTTTCAAAAGCAATCCGCGGCCTGAAGCCTGCCTCCCTGAACAGGGCATCCGTAAGGGAGCGCAGCCCGTAGCCGGATCCGAGAGCCACGAACGGATCTTTCCGGATGTCGCCCATGGCCACCGATTTCCGGTCCGCCAGCGGGTGCCGGTGGTGCACCACGAGCCGCAGCGGCTCCCGGTACAGCGCCGCAGAGCCGATGGCCCTGCTGGCTGGCGCCACGGGTGCGGTCAGGGCGAGATCGGCGGCGCCGGAGGCGAGTTCTGCGAGGCAGCTGTCGCGGGAGCCCTGCCGGAGATCGAACTCTGTCTGCGGGTAGCGGCTCCGGAATGCGCTGATAAGCAGGGGCAGCGTCGCCTCGCCGAACGTGTGCTGGAAGGTCACGGCGACCCGGCCGCGCACCACTTCCGATTCGTGCCGGACAAGGTCCAGACCGGCACGGAACTCGGCGAGCGCCGCTTCCACATAGGGCAGCAGCGTCGTGGCGGCAGGTGTCAGCCGGACTCCCCTGCCGTCCCTGGCCAGCAGCTCGGTTCCCACCACGGCGCTGGCGCGTGCCAGGGCCCGGCTCACCGTCGACTGCGGAACGCCGAGCAGCTCGGCGGTTTCGGTGATGTGCTGGGTCCGCCCAAGTTCCGCCAGCAGCGGCAGAATCGGCAGGAGCTGCACCAGCTGCCTGTGCTCGATGTCCACTGTTTTCCTCCGTCATTCAATCCCGCTAGAGCATGAATTACTGACGAACCATGCATTGGATACTAAGTCAGCATAGATCTACCCTGAAGGCATGCCAACGTCCCGCAAGCGCGCCCCCGGAAACCTGGAGTGGAACGGGCACCCCAAGGGGTCACAGGCCTACGGCAGGATCCTGGCCGGCCTCGCGTTCGCCGGCGTGGCCACCTTCGCCCAGCTCTATTCCACCCAGGCTGTGCTCCCCGTGATGGCCGCCGAGCTTAGGGTGACGGCGGCTGAAGCCGCGCTGACCATTTCGCTGGCAACGGTCGGCCTCGCCGTCACCGTCATTCCCTGGTCGTTCCTCGCTGACCGGATCGGCAGGGTGAAGGCCATGACCTGGGGAATCTGCCTGGCGACGGCGCTGGGCCTGCTGGTGCCGCTGGCCACGTCCTTCCCCGTCCTGCTGGGCCTCCGGATGCTGGAGGGAATGGCCCTGGGCGGCATTCCTGCCATCGCCATCGCCTACCTCAACGAGGAAATCGACAGGGCACACGCCGCCGTGGCCGCGGGCAGCTACGTTGCGGGCACCGCACTGGGCGGCTTGGCGGGAAGGCTCGTCGCCGGGCCGGCCGGGGAATTATGGGGATGGCGCGCGGCCGCGCTCGCGGTCTCCATCCTGGCCACTGTGGCCGCCGTGCTCTTCCTGGTCCTGATCCCCATGGCCCGCGGCTTCAGCCCGGTCCGGGGCAGAGGCCTCCGGGGCGCGGCCACGACCCTGTCCGGCCATCTGGCCAACCCGAGGCTGCTGGCGCTTTACGTGCAGGCCTTCCTGCTGATGGGCGGCTTCGTGGCCGTCTACAACTATCTTGGGTTCCGGCTCTCCGGCGAACCGTTCAGCCTTCCCACCACGCTCATCAGCCTCATCTTCCTGGCCTACCTGTCGGGCACCGCGACCTCGCGCTGGGCGGGCGCCCTGACGCAGCGCTTCGGCCGGCGCACGGTGCTGCTGGCCGGCATTGCGGTCATGGCGGCGGGCCTGGCCCTCACCCTCACCCAGGTACTGGCGCTGATACTGGCCGGGCTCGTCATCTTCACCGGCGGCTTCTTCGCGGCCCACAGCATCGGCGCGGGCTGGACCGGAGCCATCGCCCAGACAGGCCGGGCACAGGCGGCGTCACTGTACAACCTCGCGTACTACCTCGGCTCCAGCATCCTGGGCTGGGCAGGAGGACTGGTGTTCCAGTCCCTCGGCTGGCAGGCGCTGGCTGCTGCCGTCATCACCCTCGGGTGTACGACGGCGGTGATCACCGCCGTCGTACATCCCGCCTCAGGGCGGCAGCGGCGGCAGGACAAGGCGAGCCTGCAGCATCCGTGAATAATCCGCCGCCCGATAAGGCAGGACACCTGCAGATGTTCGGGAGTGCCGCCCGAAGGTGAATGTCTTGGCAACATTCGCGCCGCTAAGATGAACGGAGACCACTTCAGGAGGATCCGTGAGCAGCAACGCGAAGAATATTCGCCCGGCGGCGGGGCACGAACCCCTCGACGCCATCGACGAGCGGCTGCTGGCAGCCCTCGTGGACGACGCCCGGATATCCAACAAGCAACTGGCTGAACTGGTGGGCATTGCCCCCTCCACCGCCCTCATGCGCACCCGCGCTCTCTCGGACCGGGGCATCATCCAGGGGTTTGAGGCGAAACTGAGCCTTTCCGCGATTGGCCGATCGGTGCAGGCCCTCATCGCCGTCCGTCTCCGCGCCCACGACCGGGAGCAGATCGACCGGTTCACCTCCCGCGTCCCCAAGCTACCTGCCGTGCTGTCGACCTTCCACACGTCGGGCTCGGTCGACTACCTGCTGCACATCGCCGTCGCCACCACCGAGGACCTGCGGGACTGGGTTCTGGACAACCTCGCCACGGACCCTGTGGTGGGCCACACCGAAACCACGCTGGTGTTCGAGCACATGCCAGGGAACCAGGGGCCACTGCCGGATCAGGACTGAGCCCGCACCGGGACTGAACAGGCACCGGGACAGCGCGTCGGGACTGAGCAGCACCGGGACAACTCGAGGCTGCCTAGCGGCGCGAAAGCAGCAGGCCTGAGTGGGCTGCGCCGAGTATGTCACCGCGGAGAAGGTTCAGTTCATCCCGGCGCCGCGCAGCATCCCGCTGCAACCGGACGGTTTCCTCCGGAACTACCCTGCGCCGCTCCGCCCATTCCACCAGGCCGGCGCCGATACGCACGGCCACGGCTTCCAGCACGGAGGCACGGCGGTAACCGGGGACGGACTGGTTGACCGATAGAGCACTCATGGCTCTTTCCTTTCGGGGCTCATTGACTGTCGTGTGCTGATGGATTCCGACTTGGCTGTGTTGTGCTCCGCGGGCTGCGCCTTACGCTGGCCGCGGCTGCCGGCGGACGCCGGGACACCCAGGATGGGGAAGGCGTTGAAGTGGATCTGGACCGGCCGGGCGCCTTCCTGCTCGTCTTCACCCCGGACCTCCTCCAGGAGGCGGTAGGAGTAGGCGTCCATCGCCCGCGTGTAGGCGGCCAGCTGCTCTTCGTTCATTCGCACGTTGGCGGTGCTGACGATGGCCGCTTCCAGCCACCCGCGGTCCAGGGTGTCCGCCCCGTGCGCCATGAAATCGGCCAGCACGGCCTGCCGGCGGTGTTCGAACTCCCGGTTGACCAGCCGCGACGCTTCCTGGGTGGCGGGAGAACCTGCAAGCTCAGGTGACGAGACCTCAATGGCGCCCCGCGGACGCTCCCACCACCGCTCACGTGCCGTGCCTTTTCCTTCCACTTCCCGAACGAAGTCGTGCTTGGCTAGCTGGCGCAGGTGATAGCTCGTGGAACCGCTGGACTCCCCGAGCAGCTCGCCGAGGCTGCACGCCGTCTGTGCGCCGTACCGGGACAGCATTTCCAGGATCTGGACGCGCAACGGATGCGCAAGGGCCTTGAGGGAGGCCGGGTCCATCTTGCGGACGGGGTACGGCAACGCCTGCTCGTCGGCGGTTTCGGTGTTGTGCTTACTGGCCATACGGCAAGGCTACTCTTGCAAAGATTTCTTTGCAACGGTTATTTTGCAATCAATTCTTCGCAACTGTTTCTTTGCATTCCGCGTGTCCGACGGCGGCGCCTCCCCCGCTGCTACTGACGGAGGCTACGGCGCAAGGTAATCGCGGCCAGCAGCCCCGCCGCACAGGCGCAGGCAGTCACGAATGCGGCGACGGCCGCGTCGAGGCCGTACGATGCCGTCGCGAGCCCCAGTCCCACCACCGGCACGGCACTTCCGAGGTAGGTGATCACATAAACGGTGCTGACGATCTGTGCATGCCGGGACGCCTCCACCTTGCCCGCCACGTCGTTGAAGACGGTCCGGAAGGCGACGCCCTGCCCGGCGCCTGCGGCCACGCTCGCCGCAACCAGCAGCCACGGGTTGCCGGCGGCAGCCGCCGCCGCGAGGAGCGCCACGGCGCCGCTCAGCACCGCCAGCCCCGCCGGCACTGCGAACCTGCTGCGGACGGCGACCAACTGGCTCAGGGCGGAAGCGCCCAGGGTGAGCCCGGCCAGCAGGCCGATCAGTGGCCGCGAGTCGGTGCCGAGAATTTTCGCGAAGTAACTCGGCGCAAGAGACAGGCAGAAGCCGAAAACGGCAAAGCTGAGGAAGCCGACGGCGGCCGCCAGCCAGAATGCACCACGGGCCTCCCGGGACACCGTCGGCCGGCGCGGCGCCAAGGCCTTCAGCGGGCGGGGGCCGGCAGCAGGTTTGATGGCGGGACGGGCACGCAGCAGGTACAGCGGGATCAACAGGGCGGCCAGGACGAGCGAATGGATGAGGTACGGCGTGGTGGTGGCGCCGGGCAGGAGGGAAAGGATCCCGCCGATCGCGGGGCCGGCCGCCACTCCCCCCGCCGAGGCCAGCAGCGTGAAACGGGAAGCCCACTCCGGGCGCTCCGGCAGCAGCTCGCGCAGGGCTGCCGAGCTCGCCCCCGTGGCCAGTGCGACGGCTACGCCCTGCAGCGCCCGGCCGCCGCACAGCCCGGCGAGACTGTCCGCGTTCGCAAAGAGCAGGCCACCGGCGAGGCCCGTAAGCACGGCAAGCAGGAGTGCCGCCCGGCGCCCGATGTGGTCGGACCAGTGTCCCGCGAGCATTAGCGTTGCCACCAGCGCCAGGACATAAGCGGAGAACGCGACGGTGATGCCAAGGGAACTGATGCCGAGCCGCACCTGCAGCAGCGGGTACAGAGGGGTCGCCAGGTTTGCTCCCACCAGGAGCGTGAAAATGACGACGCCGGCCATGGCCAGCCGTGAGGTGGTAGACGCATCCCAGCCCCAGCGGGTAGCTGTGGCCGGACGCATTCGAAGTTCACTAAAGACGGTCATGCCCGTGCCCTTGCCTATGTGCCCGGCGAACCTGCCCGTTGTGGGGGCTGCTCGCACGGATTGAATCCTGGTACCTCAAGAATGCGGCAGGAGTGCGTACCCGGTACGTGATTCTGTGCGAATATTGAGCAAAACCATCAATCTTTGGCCGGATTCATGAACCGGAGTGACGTTTTGAACACCTTGGACCCTACGGATCTGAAGATCCTGCTCGAGCTGATCCGCGACCCACGCGTCCAGATCGGCGAGCTGAGCGAAAAACTCGGCATTGCGAGGAACACCGCCCAGTCACGCGTGCGCCGGATGCTGCGCTCCGGCATCCTGCACGACGGCGGCCGTGAGATCGACCTTGAGGCGGTGGGATACGACGTCGTCGCCTTCGTGACGATTGAAGTGACCCACCGGGAGCTCGACGGCGTGATCGCCGCGTTGCGGCTGATACCCCAGGTCCTGGAAGTGCACGAGATTTCCGGCCGGGGCGACGTCTGGTGCCGGGTGGTGGCCACGGACACTCAGAATCTCCAGGCCGCGCTCCGCTCGATCCTGCGCATTAAGGGTGTGATCCGCACCGAAACCGTGCTGGCCCTCCACACGCACATCCCGTACCGGACCGAGCCGCTGATCAGCCGCCTCGTGCAGTCTGCCGGGGCTCAGTCGGAATAGGATTCGAGGATGGATTGGCTCTCTTACTTCTTTCAGGTCAACTGGCTCGCGGTGTTTCTTGCCTTCACCGCGAGCATGGCCATCGGCTTCATCTGGTATTTGCCCGCCGTGCTCGGCAACCGGTGGATGGAGGCCGTGCGCAAGACGGAAGAGGACCTTAGGAACTCGGAGGGCGGCGCCGCGGTCTGGGTTCCCATGATGGCGGCCGCAGCCCTGACAGCAATCCTCCTCGCAGTGCTGATCAGCAAGCTTGGCCTCGACACCGCACTGGCCGGCGGATGGTTCGCTTTTGTGCTGGCCGTGGTATTCCGGGTGGGAGGCCACGTAATCCACAACGGTTTCGCCGGACGCCCTGTTGCCGTGACGCTCATCGACTCCGGCCATGATGTCCTCGCTGTGACCGCAGCGGGAGTGATCATCGGCGCGATGTCCTGACCCAACAGACGGAGACCTGCAGACTGTGACCATCATTGACAACGCCGTCTATGTCGACGGTGTCCGCACAGCGGAGCCCGAAAACCTGGAACAGACGTTTGAAACGCTGGAGAGCCATGGCGGGATGGCCTGGATAGGCCTGTACCGTCCCTCGAAAGCCGAGATGGCCGCCGTCGCCGAGGAGTTTGGGCTGCACGACCTGGCCGTCGAGGACGCCATCTCGGCCCACCAGCGGCCGAAGCTGGAGCGCTACGGTGACAACCTCTTCACTGTTCTGCGGCCGGCCCGGTACCGCGACGACACCGAAACCGTGGAATTCGGCGAGCTCCATATTTTCGTTGGCAGGAACTTCGTGGTGACCGTCCGCCATGCGGAGATGTCCGGCGTCGGACAGGTACGCCGCCGCCTGGAGTCCAGGCCGGATCTCCTCCGCCACGGACCGCCGGCAGTACTGTACGGCCTGCTGGACCAGGTGGTGGATGATTACGCTCCCGTGGTGGCCGGGCTGGAGAACGACATCGACGAAATCGAGGACCAGCTCTTCTCCGGTGACTCCGCGGTGTCCCGCCGCATCTATGAACTCGCCCGCGAGGTCATCCAGTTCCAGCGGGCCATCCATCCGCTGCCGGCCATCATGCAGCAGCTCAACGAGGGTTTCGATGACTTCGCTGCCGACGCGGAGCTGCAGCACAACCTTCGGGACGTCGAGGACCACGTGGAGCGGGTGATTTCGCGGGCCGACTCCTTCCGTGACCTCCTGCAAAACGCGCTGACCCTGGACGGCACGCTCACCGCCAACCGGCAGAACGAGGCCAGCGCGCAGCAGAACGAGCAGGTAAAGAAGATCTCGTCCTGGGCGGCCATCTTCTTCGCCCCGTCCTTTGTGGCCGGCGTGTACGGCATGAACTTTGACCATATGCCGGAGCTGCACTGGGCCTACGGCTATCCCATGGCCATGCTGCTGATGGCCGCCACCGCCGCGCTGATGTATGTCATCTTCAAGCGGAAGGGCTGGCTCTAGTGGCAGGTTTCGACCAGGGCCTGGTCATCACGCCCGGCACGGAACGGCAGCTGGGCACCTACGGGCTGTTCAGGCCCTCAGCTTCCCAGCGGGACGTCCTGGCACTGCCCACCGGTCCGCTGCCCGTCAAGGGCGCCGACCCGGACATCCTGTGGGCCAGCTTCGCCGAGCTGTGCAGCGGGGGTCGGGCGGCGGCGGACTATGTCTTGCTGGCGGGAACGTTCCCCGCGTGGGTGGTGGACGGCATCCCTTCACCTTCAGCGGAATCAGCGGCCGGCCCGGCCGACTGGCAGCGGTTCCTTGTTTTGCTGGACGTCCTCCACGAGCGGGACATCACTCCGTTCCTCATCGCCCCTGCCCCGCTTGGCGATCCCTTTGGCGCGCCGGAGGACAGCGTTCCCGTGGACCTGGCCGCCGTCCTGTCACGGATAGACGAGCGGCTCTCCGCGCTTCGCCGGATCGAGTCGGACGAACAGTTGGCGGATGAGCAGTCCCGCGGCTGCTAGCAACAGCCGTAACCCGTCCGTCCTGACCCGGTTGCGTCTGCTTACAATCGATTGACATCAACTACTGAGGGAAACATGAAGAAACTCACCACCGCCCTGCTTGCTGCCGGGTTCGTCCTCTCCGCTTCCGCCTGCGCCGCACCGCAGCTCACCACCGCACAGACGTGCGACCGGATCCGGACGGTTGTCTCGAACCCCGCGAACTCCGTCGGCAAGACCGGCATGACCCGCCTGGCCAACCAGATCCGTCCCATCGAGGCAGTGTCCTCGGACGAGCTGCGGCCCGCCCTGCAGGCCATCCTGGAATACACGGACGAGTCCGCTAAGGAAACCCCGGACGAAGCAAAGCTCACCGAGCTGAAGACCGGCTACGAGCAGGCCGGCAGCACCTACAGCAGGTTCTGCGGCGGCCAGTAGCCCGCATCTCGTACTCATCTGGCGGCCACGGACAGGACACCCCTCCTGCACGTGGCCGCTTTTCGCGTCACCAAGACAACCCCGCCCCCGCGCTGCTTGAGGCGGCCAAGGGCCCTGGAGCTTGCTGTCTGCGAAACCGGATGCCGCTCCTGAATTGATACTGGCCAACTCTTGATCCGAACCTGCGACGACGGTGGCAGGTTCTTGAGCCGCGTCCGGGACCATTTCATTGAGAATCACAGGACGGCGTGGACAAATGGATGAGGTGGCTGCATGGCGGAGGACCCGGACGCGGGCCAGGACCTTCCGGTCCTGGATGACGCGGCGTTGCAGGACCTCAGCGACGAAGCCGGCGAGGATGCGGCGCAGAAGTTTATGGAGGAGTATCTG
Protein-coding regions in this window:
- a CDS encoding N-acetylglucosamine kinase produces the protein MTNSDNLSGAAPASSSAGASNAVPSNAVPSNAVPPSTVPAGEVPAGAAGSSMGGANVVIGLDIGGTKTRGVRFEHGEPVADESVGSANVQNVSGAEAAAHLAELFAKIGQGPVAQVYAGAGGIDTDEDAAALAALIEPHAPGARITVVHDSRLLLAAGGASTGVAVIAGTGSAAWGTNGDGAEARAGGWGYLLGDEGSGYWLGREAVRHSLRRMNQGQEPDELTRALLDSCRTDDPNKLIALFHSPETGRRFWAQQARLVVEAADAGHSVSRDLIDQAGKDLAEMAAQVLQQLGLDGPVILGSGLGMNVVRLQESFRKHLAAAGVSDVRILEQDPVFGVPLLVRDQP
- a CDS encoding nitronate monooxygenase, whose amino-acid sequence is MPHAEIDSRIIAAPMAGGTSTPGFVQAVHHAGGLGFLAAGYKSADAVSAEIRACRDAGVRFGVNVFVPDHAQLNPSPDAVARLEDYRSSLSQDASRYGVAVPPLVLDDDDAWQAKIDLLLRDPAELVSFAFGLPGSDVVEALRKAGSTVIATVTSRAEAGLAADRGVDALVVQHSSAGAHSGAFLAATRTGGMPPSTADLIREVAAAVDLPLIAAGAVSDAAAVRSVIAAGAVAAQVGTALLRTDESGARQLHKDALGDRRFTETTPTRAFTGRYARALVNDFVRDHGDAPEGYPAIHHLTAPIRAAAAAAGDQDRLNLWAGKGWRSARTGPVAEAVGALLDG
- a CDS encoding LysR family transcriptional regulator → MDIEHRQLVQLLPILPLLAELGRTQHITETAELLGVPQSTVSRALARASAVVGTELLARDGRGVRLTPAATTLLPYVEAALAEFRAGLDLVRHESEVVRGRVAVTFQHTFGEATLPLLISAFRSRYPQTEFDLRQGSRDSCLAELASGAADLALTAPVAPASRAIGSAALYREPLRLVVHHRHPLADRKSVAMGDIRKDPFVALGSGYGLRSLTDALFREAGFRPRIAFESQDSHTARGLVSAGLGVSILPPEGGSGPGLGVTADTGDLGWVEIALESELAYREIGLAWRQRRSVRESEPDAVRLFRELVLEEGPRLLAGLVRARSGA
- a CDS encoding MFS transporter; this translates as MPTSRKRAPGNLEWNGHPKGSQAYGRILAGLAFAGVATFAQLYSTQAVLPVMAAELRVTAAEAALTISLATVGLAVTVIPWSFLADRIGRVKAMTWGICLATALGLLVPLATSFPVLLGLRMLEGMALGGIPAIAIAYLNEEIDRAHAAVAAGSYVAGTALGGLAGRLVAGPAGELWGWRAAALAVSILATVAAVLFLVLIPMARGFSPVRGRGLRGAATTLSGHLANPRLLALYVQAFLLMGGFVAVYNYLGFRLSGEPFSLPTTLISLIFLAYLSGTATSRWAGALTQRFGRRTVLLAGIAVMAAGLALTLTQVLALILAGLVIFTGGFFAAHSIGAGWTGAIAQTGRAQAASLYNLAYYLGSSILGWAGGLVFQSLGWQALAAAVITLGCTTAVITAVVHPASGRQRRQDKASLQHP
- a CDS encoding Lrp/AsnC family transcriptional regulator is translated as MSSNAKNIRPAAGHEPLDAIDERLLAALVDDARISNKQLAELVGIAPSTALMRTRALSDRGIIQGFEAKLSLSAIGRSVQALIAVRLRAHDREQIDRFTSRVPKLPAVLSTFHTSGSVDYLLHIAVATTEDLRDWVLDNLATDPVVGHTETTLVFEHMPGNQGPLPDQD
- a CDS encoding 2-nitropropane dioxygenase; its protein translation is MSALSVNQSVPGYRRASVLEAVAVRIGAGLVEWAERRRVVPEETVRLQRDAARRRDELNLLRGDILGAAHSGLLLSRR
- a CDS encoding ArsR/SmtB family transcription factor translates to MASKHNTETADEQALPYPVRKMDPASLKALAHPLRVQILEMLSRYGAQTACSLGELLGESSGSTSYHLRQLAKHDFVREVEGKGTARERWWERPRGAIEVSSPELAGSPATQEASRLVNREFEHRRQAVLADFMAHGADTLDRGWLEAAIVSTANVRMNEEQLAAYTRAMDAYSYRLLEEVRGEDEQEGARPVQIHFNAFPILGVPASAGSRGQRKAQPAEHNTAKSESISTRQSMSPERKEP
- a CDS encoding MFS transporter is translated as MTVFSELRMRPATATRWGWDASTTSRLAMAGVVIFTLLVGANLATPLYPLLQVRLGISSLGITVAFSAYVLALVATLMLAGHWSDHIGRRAALLLAVLTGLAGGLLFANADSLAGLCGGRALQGVAVALATGASSAALRELLPERPEWASRFTLLASAGGVAAGPAIGGILSLLPGATTTPYLIHSLVLAALLIPLYLLRARPAIKPAAGPRPLKALAPRRPTVSREARGAFWLAAAVGFLSFAVFGFCLSLAPSYFAKILGTDSRPLIGLLAGLTLGASALSQLVAVRSRFAVPAGLAVLSGAVALLAAAAAAGNPWLLVAASVAAGAGQGVAFRTVFNDVAGKVEASRHAQIVSTVYVITYLGSAVPVVGLGLATASYGLDAAVAAFVTACACAAGLLAAITLRRSLRQ
- a CDS encoding Lrp/AsnC family transcriptional regulator codes for the protein MNRSDVLNTLDPTDLKILLELIRDPRVQIGELSEKLGIARNTAQSRVRRMLRSGILHDGGREIDLEAVGYDVVAFVTIEVTHRELDGVIAALRLIPQVLEVHEISGRGDVWCRVVATDTQNLQAALRSILRIKGVIRTETVLALHTHIPYRTEPLISRLVQSAGAQSE
- a CDS encoding DUF1761 domain-containing protein: MDWLSYFFQVNWLAVFLAFTASMAIGFIWYLPAVLGNRWMEAVRKTEEDLRNSEGGAAVWVPMMAAAALTAILLAVLISKLGLDTALAGGWFAFVLAVVFRVGGHVIHNGFAGRPVAVTLIDSGHDVLAVTAAGVIIGAMS
- the corA gene encoding magnesium/cobalt transporter CorA, with protein sequence MTIIDNAVYVDGVRTAEPENLEQTFETLESHGGMAWIGLYRPSKAEMAAVAEEFGLHDLAVEDAISAHQRPKLERYGDNLFTVLRPARYRDDTETVEFGELHIFVGRNFVVTVRHAEMSGVGQVRRRLESRPDLLRHGPPAVLYGLLDQVVDDYAPVVAGLENDIDEIEDQLFSGDSAVSRRIYELAREVIQFQRAIHPLPAIMQQLNEGFDDFAADAELQHNLRDVEDHVERVISRADSFRDLLQNALTLDGTLTANRQNEASAQQNEQVKKISSWAAIFFAPSFVAGVYGMNFDHMPELHWAYGYPMAMLLMAATAALMYVIFKRKGWL
- the zapE gene encoding AFG1/ZapE family ATPase encodes the protein MAGFDQGLVITPGTERQLGTYGLFRPSASQRDVLALPTGPLPVKGADPDILWASFAELCSGGRAAADYVLLAGTFPAWVVDGIPSPSAESAAGPADWQRFLVLLDVLHERDITPFLIAPAPLGDPFGAPEDSVPVDLAAVLSRIDERLSALRRIESDEQLADEQSRGC